In Salvelinus namaycush isolate Seneca chromosome 20, SaNama_1.0, whole genome shotgun sequence, the following proteins share a genomic window:
- the LOC120065426 gene encoding casein kinase II subunit alpha-like — protein MSGPVPSRARVYTDVNTQRPREYWDYESHVVEWGNQDDFQLVRKLGRGKYSEVFEAINITNNEKVVVKILKPVKKKKIKREIKILENLRGGPNVISLVDIVKDPVSRTPALVFEHVNNTDFKQLYQTLTDYDIRFYMFEILKALDYSHSMGIMHRDVKPHNVMIDHEHRKLRLIDWGLAEFYHPGQEYNVRVASRYFKGPELLVDYQMYDYSLDMWSLGCMLASMVFRKEPFFHGHDNYDQLVRIAKVLGTEDLYDYIDKYNIELEPRFNDILGRHSRKRWERFVHSENQQLISPEGLDFLDKLLRYDHQARLTAREAMDHPYFYPIVKEQGRMPGSANLPCGNTAVSTANMITGISALPVATALVTLTGSPVLSAATNALSIPVPAAAGPPQ, from the exons ATGTCAGGACCCGTGCCGAGTCGGGCCCGCGTGTACACCGATGTCAACACACAACGGCCCAGAGAGTACTGGGACTATGAGTCCCATGTGGTGGAATGGGG AAATCAAGATGACTTCCAGTTGGTGCGGAAGCTGGGACGTGGGAAGTACAGTGAAGTGTTTGAAGCAATCAACATCACCAACAATGAGAAGGTTGTGGTGAAAATACTCAAG CCcgtcaagaagaagaaaatcaaGCGTGAAATTAAGATCCTGGAGAACCTCCGCGGAGGCCCCAACGTCATATCCCTTGTAGACATCGTCAAAGACCCAGTG TCTCGGACACCGGCCTTGGTCTTTGAACATGTCAACAACACAGACTTCAAG CAATTGTACCAGACCCTAACGGACTATGACATCCGGTTCTACATGTTCGAGATCCTCAAG GCCCTGGACTACTCCCACAGCATGGGAATCATGCACAGGGACGTAAAACCCCACAACGTGATGATTGATCACGAACACCGCAAG CTGCGCCTTATTGACTGGGGTCTGGCTGAGTTCTACCACCCGGGACAGGAGTATAATGTCCGAGTGGCTTCTCGCTACTTCAAAGGACCTGAGCTTCTGGTCGACTATCAG ATGTATGACTACAGTCTGGACATGTGGAGCTTGGGCTGCATGTTGGCCAGCATGGTCTTCAGGAAGGAGCCTTTCTTCCATGGCCACGACAACTACGACCAG TTGGTGAGAATAGCCAAGGTGTTGGGAACGGAAGACCTGTACGACTACATTGACAAGTACAACATCGAGTTGGAGCCTCGGTTCAATGACATTCTGGGAAG ACACTCTCGTAAGCGGTGGGAGCGCTTTGTCCACAGTGAGAACCAGCAACTGATCAGTCCTGAGGGTCTGGACTTTCTGGACAAGCTGCTGCGCTATGACCATCAGGCCCGGTTGACTGCCCGCGAGGCCATGGATCACCCCTACTTCT ATCCCATTGTGAAAGAGCAGGGTCGCATGCCAGGGTCGGCTAACCTACCCTGTGGAAATACAGCCGTGAGCACAGCCAACATGATCACTG gCATCTCTGCCTTGCCAGTCGCTACTGCCCTGGTCACCCTCACCGGCTCGCCCGTTCTCTCTGCTGCCACCAACGCCCTGAGCATCCCCGTGCCCGCCGCTGCTGGTCCCCCCCAGTGA